One window of the Triticum dicoccoides isolate Atlit2015 ecotype Zavitan chromosome 3B, WEW_v2.0, whole genome shotgun sequence genome contains the following:
- the LOC119274339 gene encoding E3 ubiquitin-protein ligase SINA-like 10 translates to MAEEPPVKRTKTEEDLGAGSEPDAAAAAAAAAAAERERPGGEVTVKIQSKALRCRICSEPLKPPIFKCAAGHVLCSQCPEKLREVGHVLRLGTFCALCCKSTSYSRCVELEQFIDAMKVPCSNQTYGCNEFVGYQQKEKHESSCPHAPCYCPEDDCAFKAPACCLLDHFVTAHGWSPTNLGYNKPLKILLARDRRFTLLVGEDMSLFLLINTLTSIGSALAVVCVRPHESEPSYSCNISAAAHGVAGGKTDGRLVFQKDPHVSSSSLEGGVQMGNFFLLVPLEFAETSSGELTVHIRIDRVAP, encoded by the exons ATGGCGGAAGAACCTCCGGTGAAGAGGACCAAGACGGAGGAGGACCTTGGTGCGGGGTCAGAGCCagacgccgcggcggcggcggctgcggcggcggcggcggaacgggAGAGGCCGGGCGGCGAGGTGACCGTCAAGATACAGTCCAAAGCTCTCCGCTGCCGGATCTGCTCCGAGCCCCTCAAGCCGCCCATCTTCAAG TGTGCGGCTGGGCACGTTTTGTGTTCTCAGTGCCCGGAAAAGCTCCGTGAGGTTGGGCACGTTTTGAGGCTGGGTACATTCTGCGCTCTGTGTTGCAAAAGCACTAGCTATTCCCGCTGCGTCGAGCTCGAGCAGTTCATCGACGCCATGAAAGTGCCATGCTCGAACCAAACATACGGCTGCAACGAGTTCGTCGGCTACCAGCAGAaagagaagcatgagagttcatgccCACATGCTCCATGCTACTGCCCAGAGGATGACTGCGCCTTCAAAGCGCCGGCATGTTGCCTGCTGGACCACTTCGTCACCGCGCACGGATGGTCGCCGACCAACTTGGGTTACAACAAGCCACTGAAGATCCTCTTGGCACGAGACCGCCGGTTCACGCTTCTGGTTGGGGAGGACATGTCCTTGTTCCTCCTGATCAACACCCTGACCAGCATCGGCAGTGCTCTCGCCGTGGTCTGCGTCAGGCCCCACGAGTCTGAACCGAGCTATTCGTGCAACATCTCTGCTGCTGCTCATGGTGTCGCTGGTGGGAAAACCGATGGGAGGCTCGTGTTCCAGAAGGATCCTCACGtgtcaagcagctcgctggagggtGGAGTTCAGATGGGCAACTTCTTCCTGCTGGTTCCTCTGGAATTCGCCGAGACCTCATCTGGTGAACTCACTGTACACATCCGCATCGACAGAGTGGCGCCATAG
- the LOC119279061 gene encoding E3 ubiquitin-protein ligase SINA-like 1 codes for MFKTIVASSSNAALKSSEDPNCGTGRAPFFLAPFVLAPGTAKVWPERVFVSPRARARMQGAGAAEGRSRGSPSTMDKADESAKKARLDLPNGHSVKQELVAVAGGDGGAIVAVAEHSPRAELAVKIDMCVLHCPLCALPFKPPVFQCKGGHLACGGCAAQQPSGQCGACADGCGFFDPCPALDAVVSSTRVECPNAGCHMYVTYHEADEHRSACAHAPCRCAEHGCGFVGAAPDLAGHLSAAHSVPVHAIRYGKVSRLQVPVSTPRLLLVGDGDGRVFVLTVGALGAAATAVSVVCARGSAATRPRFTCKMWVNLTTSAAADGGKADIVLVEMQVRSSTSPGAVVAAGEPTFLTVPPAYLVPGADGGDGAAAMEVPLSVRIDKIAPWSD; via the exons ATGTTCAAAACTATCGTCGCTTCGTCCAGTAATGCCGCCTTGAAGTCGAGCGAGGACCCAAAT TGCGGTACCGGCCGAGCTCCTTTTTTCCTCGCCCCATTTGTTCTTGCGCCTGGCACAGCAAAAGTTTGGCCAGAGAGGGTTTTCGTTTCCCCAAGAGCAAGAGCCAGGATGCAGGGCGCCGGCGCCGCCGAGGGGAGGAGCAGGGGCTCGCCGTCGACCATGGACAAGGCCGACGAGAGCGCCAAGAAGGCGCGGCTGGACCTGCCCAACGGCCACTCCGTGAAGCAAGAGCTCGTTGCGGTGGCCGGAGGAGACGGAGGTGCCATCGTTGCGGTGGCGGAGCACAGCCCGAGGGCGGAGCTCGCCGTGAAGATCGACATGTGCGTGCTCCACTGCCCGCTCTGCGCCCTCCCCTTCAAGCCCCCCGTCTTCCAG TGCAAGGGCGGGCACCTGGCCTGCGGCGGCTGCGCGGCCCAGCAGCCCTCCGGGCAGTGCGGGGCGTGCGCGGACGGCTGCGGCTTCTTCGACCCCTGCCCGGCGCTGGACGCCGTCGTGTCCTCCACCCGGGTCGAGTGCCCCAACGCCGGCTGCCACATGTACGTCACCTACCACGAGGCCGACGAGCACCGGAGCGCGTGCGCGCACGCGCCCTGCCGCTGCGCGGAGCACGGCTGCGGCTTCGTCGGCgcggcgccggacctcgccggccaCCTCAGTGCCGCCCACTCCGTGCCGGTGCACGCCATCCGCTACGGCAAGGTGAGCCGGCTCCAGGTCCCCGTGTCCACGCCGCGCCTGCTGCTCGTCGGCGACGGTGACGGCCGCGTGTTCGTGCTCACCGTGGGCGCGCTCGGCGCCGCGGCGACCGCCGTGTCCGTGGTCTGCGCCAGGGGGAGCGCGGCCACGAGGCCGCGGTTCACGTGCAAGATGTGGGTGAACCTGACCACGTCCGCGGCCGCGGACGGCGGCAAGGCGGACATCGTGCTGGTGGAGATGCAGGTGAGGAGCAGCACCTCGCCCGGCGCCGTGGTGGCCGCCGGCGAGCCGACGTTCCTCACCGTGCCGCCGGCGTACCTGGTCCCGGGAGCGGAcgggggcgacggggcggcggccatggaggtGCCACTCAGCGTCCGCATCGACAAGATCGCGCCTTGGTCCGACTGA